Part of the Brassica oleracea var. oleracea cultivar TO1000 chromosome C8, BOL, whole genome shotgun sequence genome is shown below.
GTGAGTCAGATTTGCCTACGAGAAAGGAGTACTCGATGGATGCTTTCACTATATCAAATATCACTAGAGGTTCTAACAAGTAAGCCTTGTGTCCTTTTCTTGCATCATCTTAGAGTTATTTTCTTAATATTTCTCATTTGTCTTAAAACTATCCTAGGTTGTGGGTGCATTTCTCATGCTTGTGGTTCATATCATTGTATGCGTTGTTTTTGTTGCATAAGGTAAGCTTTTACTCTTGTCTTTCTATTATGGCATCATTCGACAATCTTGTTCTTTTAGTAGAATATATATGTTAATTTACATGGATCTTCCTATCTAGGAATACAAAGAGATTCTTGTGAAAAGGCTTCAGCAAATGAAAGAACTAAGCCATCATGCTGACCAGTTCACTGTTCTTGTCCGGCAAGTTCCAGTCTGCCCTGAGCATAACACTCTTAGCTGCGGTGTTGACCACTTTTTCTCTAAACATCATCCTTTCAGTTATCATTCGCATCAGATGTTGTACGATGGGAGAGATATTGAATACCTTTTGGTATGGTTTGGCACTATTGGTATCATCTTTTCATATTGTTACACCAGAATGGTTTTTTCTTTTAATGAAGACTTCTCTCCATTGTCAAGTTTTAGCATCTTCTTTTTCCTATGAAAAATCATGTAGGGGAAGCAGAAGAAGCTTAAGAAAGAGCTAGAAGAAAATAGAGACACAGAAGAACATAAACATATATCAATTTCCGAAGAAAAGTTTCGAGAATTTGCTCATAAGGTTTCCCACCTTCAAAGTGAAACTATGCTCAGAGAGAAGGTACTTTCATGAGTTCAGAGTTTACGTTTATAGTGGATTGTGCTCAAAAGTAGACAACTTTGATCCTACAATTATTATAGTGTCTTGCATGAATCCTGAAAATACTTGTATAATTCTACAGTATTTTGCTTTTTGTCTCCATGAAGGAGTTACCTGTTGCGTTTGTCACCTTCAAATCACGAAGAAGTGCTGCACTGGTAGCTCAAACACAGCAGCACTCAAACCCTCTAGAACTGATCACTGAAATGGCTCCTGAACCAAGAGATGTGTCATGGAGAAATCTTGCTATCCCTCAACAGATATTACCTCTCAACAAAATCGGAGTCATCCTTGCAGCAGCAGCACTTACAATTTTCTTTGCTATTCCAGTCACAGCTGTCCAGGGGATAGCAAAGTATGAGAAGCTTAAGAAATGGTTTCCTCCAGCCATGGCCGTTGAATTCATGTAAGCTTTCTCTTCTCCATAGACATTTAGTAAAAACTTTAATAAAAATTAAATAAATAATTTGAAGCCTATATTTAGAGAAAAAGACAAAAATAGCACTAAATCAAGTTTATGTTCCCAAACTAGCATTCAAGGTCAAAAGTCACAAAATAGCACTTAATGTTTTATCAAAATCCACAAACTTAGGGTTTAGAGTTAAAGAGTGGGTCTAAGTTTAGAGTTAAAGAGTGGGGTTTAGGGTTTAGGGTTTAGGGTTTAGAGTTTAGGGTTTAGGGTTTAGGGTTTAGAGTTGAGAAATGAGGTTTTGGGGATAAGATTTCAAATTTTGAAAAATAAAAAAATTAAAATTTTCAAAGGATAAACTTAGAAAGGTGCTATTTTGGTCATTTTAGTTTTTGAGTGTTATTTTTGTAATATAAACTTAAAAATGTGTTATTTTGGAGATTTGCCCCTATATTTACCTCGTAAAGATCAAGGCCAATGTTTTACTTGGTTGTGTCGAGACCGGCTCTGCTTCTCGTTTGCTATTATTATTCTATATTGCTTTTGTCTTGATTTGGAAATACACTAACAAGGTAGGTATGTTATATATAACAGACCAGGGCTCAGCTCGGTTGTGACAGGGTACCTCCCAAGCGCAATACTCAAAGGTTTCATGTACATTGTCCCCTATGCTATGCTTGGAATGGCTTATCTCGGCGGTTCTATCTCCAAGAGCAAAGAGGAGATAAAAGCTTGCAATATGGTCTTTTATTTTCTAATGGGGAATGTTTTCTTCTTGAGTGTCATATCTGGTTCATTACTAGATGAAATTGGTGAATACTTCACTCATCCTAGAGACATTCCTAGTCACCTTGCTGCTGCTGTTTCAGCCCAGGTAAAAGCCCTTACGTGCTCTACAAGTATATGACTTGCTTTGTAACTTCGTTTTCTTGCTTTTGTATTACAGGGAGAGTTTTTTATGACATACATCTTGACAGATGGGCTGTCTGGATTCTCTTTGGAGATTCTTCAACTGGGGCTGATAACATTTGATATCATAAGATCATGCACTTACGGAAGAGCAAAAGAGAACAACACTTATCTCTTTTCGTTTCCATATTTTAGGGTTATCCCCACAGTGTCCTTATCGATATTGATTGGTATGATATATGCTGTGGTAGCACCATTGATGCTACCTTTCCTGGTTGGCTATTTTTGCCTTGGATATATTGTCTACTTCAACCAGGTCTAGCTTTTCTAAAACCCTTTTCAGATATGTGATTGTTTTGACATTAACTTGGCATTTCTCTTTTCGATTTTTCCTCAGATGGAAGATGTGTACGAGATGACATATGATACTTGTGGTTGCTTCTGGCCAATCATTCATCACTATATCTTTGTATCAATTATACTTATGCAAGTGACCATGGTGGGTCTCTTTGGGCTAAAGTCAAAGCCATCTGCAGCTATAGCTACTGTACCTCTCATATTGATCACTATAGCTTACAACGAGTACTGCAAGATCCGCTTCCTCCCATCATTCAAACATTTCCCAATACAGGTATTTAAATTAAATGATATAGTATGGATAAGCGTACTGGTTAATAAATTTAGAAAGAATATATGTTGTTTCTTGGTGTAGACGGCAGTTGAAATAGATGAAGTAGATGAAAAGAACGGGGAGACTGAAGCACATTATGTTGATGCTGCAACAGCGTATAACCGGCATCAACCTTGCTTAGAGCGTGTAACTTTATCAGCGGAACCAGCAACGAACTTGAACCAACCGTTGCTTGGGACCGGCTCAATTTGAGGCAAACAAATGTGATGAGCTGGTTTGAAACTTTTGTCATCTTAATTAGTATTATAAATATAGATCATGGATGTGATGTGGGATTTTTAAGCTTCTCCACGTACGTCCTCATATATATGTGTTACCACTTTGGATATCATGGTTACAAGTACATAGAAATTGAAGGCTGTCTATATAAATGGCCAGACGTAGTAAACTATACAGTATGCTTATAAAAGTCGAGATAGCATGAGAATGATGATCAATGCTATTTTTGTGAGAATGATGATCGATGCTATTTTTGCGAGTGGTTTAGAATGAAGACTTGCAAAGATTATCCAAACACAAAGCAAACTTTTGGGTTTATTATTGTCAGATAAATAAACAGAAAACATACATGTTTGTCAAAAGAGAGGAGCTATATTCTGATTTATGGATTTACCTTCCTCCAAATCTGAAGTTTATCATCATCTATGACGTGGGCGTGACATATTACAAGTTTACTACAACCCATATTTATGTATTTTCTTCAACTCGACGATATAGTTCTCTTGTTCATCAGATTTCTTCTATATCCATTCACATTTTTTTTGTTTAGATGCCTCTTCATTTCCTCGTAACCATTACCAATCATTGACTCTTTCCCTATTTCTTTTTCAAGCTTTTTAATTGCCTTTCTCAGAATCTGTTGGAAAACAAAGATTTGAAAGGAAGTAGACAATTAAAAACACAAAGTCTCTTAAGAGTAAAAATGGGGGACAGGGCCTTGATTTTGATTACTTTTATAGAAATTGTCAAACTGCCCCGAGTTGTTGGGTTGTCACCATTGGCAGTAGCTTTATCCTTCAATTTCTCTGTCTTTGAATCTCCTCAGCAGATCATGTATTCCCTTGCTGCTGCTAACTTTTTGGAATTTTGCTTTGATAGTGACTGAAGTTGATGATCTGTAAAATTGTAAAGTATAAAGGCCAATTTAGTGATTTATATAGACGAAGACTGTTATTAAAGTACCAGTTGAATCATTGCCAACTAATCTTTAAGGATTTTTAATGTAAAAACTCCTCAAGTAAGTTTTATTCTGATAAAAACCCCTCAATTAAGAATGTAACAGAAAAACCTCTCAAGTCATGTATTTTAACAAATTGTACCCTCCGTCTGTGATGTCGTTAAAAGCCATAGTTTGTCGTTAAGTATAAAACGTTGTGTTTCCTTTATTACAAAAAACAACATGAAGCATAGAGAAAAACGACAAGCATCTCTCTTGAATGGCACGGTATCAAAAGCCCCAAACCATGAAACCCTAATTTCGAGAGATGATGAACACAATCCTCAGAATCATCTAATATATGGTTTATGAACTTTCTCGCCACAGATTGCGAGATATCAGAAGATTCAGAGAGATAGTTCGTGGTTTGTGGTTCAGTTTTGGGTTTGTGGCTTTTTAGTTTCAGAGCGTTGAAGCTTATTTCGAAACAGAAAACG
Proteins encoded:
- the LOC106310995 gene encoding CSC1-like protein At3g54510, which produces MTPESLIASASINIGLAILALWLFSVLKKQPRNAVIYYARLLSDRHRADLPIHSSFSLPRFVPSVAWIPRAFRVPEEDILRRHGLDALVLMRLFKFGTRFFMLCSLLGVALLLPVDYYSESDLPTRKEYSMDAFTISNITRGSNKLWVHFSCLWFISLYALFLLHKEYKEILVKRLQQMKELSHHADQFTVLVRQVPVCPEHNTLSCGVDHFFSKHHPFSYHSHQMLYDGRDIEYLLGKQKKLKKELEENRDTEEHKHISISEEKFREFAHKVSHLQSETMLREKELPVAFVTFKSRRSAALVAQTQQHSNPLELITEMAPEPRDVSWRNLAIPQQILPLNKIGVILAAAALTIFFAIPVTAVQGIAKYEKLKKWFPPAMAVEFIPGLSSVVTGYLPSAILKGFMYIVPYAMLGMAYLGGSISKSKEEIKACNMVFYFLMGNVFFLSVISGSLLDEIGEYFTHPRDIPSHLAAAVSAQGEFFMTYILTDGLSGFSLEILQLGLITFDIIRSCTYGRAKENNTYLFSFPYFRVIPTVSLSILIGMIYAVVAPLMLPFLVGYFCLGYIVYFNQMEDVYEMTYDTCGCFWPIIHHYIFVSIILMQVTMVGLFGLKSKPSAAIATVPLILITIAYNEYCKIRFLPSFKHFPIQTAVEIDEVDEKNGETEAHYVDAATAYNRHQPCLERVTLSAEPATNLNQPLLGTGSI